CTGAGCCAACCCACAGCTCCCAAGGACGACGCTGATCGGGATAATCTGCTCTAGAGCCTTGACCGCCCACGGCTCGTGTTCCAGGGTTACCTGGCAAATGCGTTCCACGGGCTCTCCGGACCGAGAGAGCTCTGTATCCAAAGTCTTGGTCAAGGCATGCGTGCGGATCCAGTCGGCAGGGGGTTGTCGAGTATCCGTGTAGAAACATAGACCTGACGTTTCTGTGGGATCGGAGAAGATTTCATGTCAAGAATGAAACAACACTTTGATTTCGGGTCGTTGATTGTGATCGCCGTTACCTTCATTCTTTTTGCCATAGCCCTCTTCACCAAGGGGCTCACCCATGACATTCTTCTGGAAGCGGCGATCTTCCTGGTCTCACTCAAGCTGATAATAATGTCATACAAGAATGTTGACCTCGCCGAGCCACTCCAACGGAACCTGGACAGTATTCAAGAAGTCGTGCGGCGTATAGAATCTCAGGACAGAAAGAATAGAGCAGAGTAGGTTGCCTTGCCTTCTCGGCCTGTGCTTCCACCCGACAGACCTGCACAAGGGTGGCAACGCGCCGGAAGGGAAAGGGGATGTCCCCAAGAGCAACACCGGATGCCCACAAGGCTGAGTCACCAACCCGGTCCTGGAGGATCGAATCCATGTTCAATGAAGAGCGTGATTACAACAAATTCACATGGGAGGACCTGGGAGACATAGAAACAGGCAGGCCGAATCTTGGTTTACAGGTCCCAGTGCTGGTCTATCGCTTGCTCCAATATACTTTCCGGGATGTGATGATAACCGAGTTAGGTGTAAATAGGGCAAACGATATCATCATCAAGGCGGGCAGGCTTGCCGGAAAGCAATTCTGTGAGAATATGCTGAACCGGGAGCTCGATTTCAACGAATTTGTATCTCAGCTGCAAAGTGTACTCAAAGAGCAGGCCATAGGGATTCTTCGAATTGAGAAAGCCGATTCTGAGAATATGAGATTCACATTAACGGTCGCTGAAGACCTTGATTGTTCCGGCCTGCCACCTGTCGGTGAGGTGGTTTGTCAATATGATGAGGGCTTCATCGCAGGCATCATGGAAGCTTACACTGGAAAGTCTTTTGATGCAAAAGAGATCGACTGTTGGGCAAGCGGAGACAGGGTATGCCGTTTCGATGTAAGGCAGCAAAGGAAGGCGAAATGATTGAAGAAATAGCCGAAAGGCTAGCCGCCCTCCTGCAGGGTAGGATTCCGGACAAGGTGGACACAGGAGATATCGGTGACAAAAGCAAAGAAAACCTTGCAAGACGTCTGAATCAACTTATCGACTTCATGCAAGAGATACATGACTTCATTGTCCCATTGTCGAAGGGGGAAATAGAAGAGATAAGGTGTTCGCGAGATAATTTTCTGGCATCCCCTTTCAAGGAATTACATTCCCGCTTGCTTCATCTCACGTGGCAGGCTGAACAGGTTGCAAAAGGCGATTATAGTCAGAGGGTCGACTTCATGGGGGATTTTTCTGAAGCGTTTAACTCCATGATCGTCTCCCTTGACAATAGAGAAAGACAACTCAAGAAAAAGATCGATGAACTCGAAAAGGCTTATTCCCATATCAAGAGGTTGGAAGGTATCCTGCCAATATGCGCTAACTGCAAGAGAATAAGACTCGAGGGAACGGACCCTGAGGGAAAAGAGAACTGGGTGCAAATAGAGGCTTATATAAGCAAGAAGACGAACGCCAAGTTCTCTCATTCTCTTTGCCCGGAGTGTATGAAAAAGCTCTACCCGGAGTTTACGGATAAATAGATCGGCTTCCGGGTTGCCGCGCCTCATCGGTATCCGGCCGCTTTGAACAGGGATGATAAGGCGTCCGAGAATTGGGGGGCGCTATGGAAAGTCCCTGGTTTTTCGGTTCTTGAGATTCTACAAGAAAGCCGCGGGTCCATGGGGGTGATCTTTAGGAGCACAGGGCCATGGTCGTCGGTGATGCCCTATATTGGAGAAGTTCATTTTCCTTGATTCTCTCTGAAAGAGTAATTACATCTGTAACCCCGAATTTCCCTTCGGTAA
This Deltaproteobacteria bacterium DNA region includes the following protein-coding sequences:
- a CDS encoding 4-vinyl reductase, whose product is MFNEERDYNKFTWEDLGDIETGRPNLGLQVPVLVYRLLQYTFRDVMITELGVNRANDIIIKAGRLAGKQFCENMLNRELDFNEFVSQLQSVLKEQAIGILRIEKADSENMRFTLTVAEDLDCSGLPPVGEVVCQYDEGFIAGIMEAYTGKSFDAKEIDCWASGDRVCRFDVRQQRKAK